The proteins below come from a single Cervus elaphus chromosome 4, mCerEla1.1, whole genome shotgun sequence genomic window:
- the ZFP90 gene encoding zinc finger protein 90 homolog isoform X2, with protein sequence MALAAAAAATAATAALRSRASLGLSTWSCEQLRASFRCPRLLRAAVANGGLGSAQEAAHWGCHPHSLWPRPWGSSVSPTRPHPRETTGVFAQPSGTCSPLRTQSGLVHRAGIDLACGPCSSPVAPFLPLKQQSPRTSCYRTSLPWLPISANMWSDWNGQPQVSQAGPEAKTLLHSQVCSGHVSSLFSRFI encoded by the exons ATGGCTCtcgcggcggcagcggcggcgacGGCTGCGACCGCGGCTCTCCGGTCCAGAGCCTCCCTCGGACTCAGCACCTGGAGCTGCGAACAGCTCCGCGCCTCATTCCGCTGTCCCCGCCTCCTCCGTGCCGCCGTAGCCAATGGCGGCCTGGGCTCCGCCCAGGAGGCCGCCCATTGGGGGTGCCATCCCCACTCCCTTTGGCCCCGCCCGTGGGGTTCCTCTGTCTCTCCTACAAGACCGCATCCCCGAGAGACCACCGGAGTTTTCGCACAGCCTTCTGGAACTTGTAGTCCTTTAAGGACGCAGAGTGGGCTCGTGCATCGGGCAG GTATTGATCTGGCATGTGGTCCCTGTAGCTCCCCTGTGGCCCCATTTCTGCCTCTGAAGCAGCAGAGCCCACGCACCAGTTGTTACAGAACCTCCCTACCTTGGCTGCCCATCTCTGCAAATATGTGGTCAGACTGGAATGGTCAACCCCAGGTAAGTCAGGCAGGCCCAGAGGCCAAGACGCTGTTGCACTCACAAGTCTGCAGTGGCCATGTCAGCAGCCTCTTTAGCCGGTTCATATGA
- the ZFP90 gene encoding zinc finger protein 90 homolog isoform X4: MALAAAAAATAATAALRSRASLGLSTWSCEQLRASFRCPRLLRAAVANGGLGSAQEAAHWGCHPHSLWPRPWGSSVSPTRPHPRETTGVFAQPSGTCSPLRTQSGLVHRAGIDLACGPCSSPVAPFLPLKQQSPRTSCYRTSLPWLPISANMWSDWNGQPQYQLFHQVF, encoded by the exons ATGGCTCtcgcggcggcagcggcggcgacGGCTGCGACCGCGGCTCTCCGGTCCAGAGCCTCCCTCGGACTCAGCACCTGGAGCTGCGAACAGCTCCGCGCCTCATTCCGCTGTCCCCGCCTCCTCCGTGCCGCCGTAGCCAATGGCGGCCTGGGCTCCGCCCAGGAGGCCGCCCATTGGGGGTGCCATCCCCACTCCCTTTGGCCCCGCCCGTGGGGTTCCTCTGTCTCTCCTACAAGACCGCATCCCCGAGAGACCACCGGAGTTTTCGCACAGCCTTCTGGAACTTGTAGTCCTTTAAGGACGCAGAGTGGGCTCGTGCATCGGGCAG GTATTGATCTGGCATGTGGTCCCTGTAGCTCCCCTGTGGCCCCATTTCTGCCTCTGAAGCAGCAGAGCCCACGCACCAGTTGTTACAGAACCTCCCTACCTTGGCTGCCCATCTCTGCAAATATGTGGTCAGACTGGAATGGTCAACCCCAG